A single uncultured Cohaesibacter sp. DNA region contains:
- a CDS encoding DUF4384 domain-containing protein — MALASVSGALAEGSDVGLSFTEASEIINQALDKKVTCWLGKSYTVAFHSFKPEKSPLTPRVANLLHQQLLASLTQKAPGCIDYISVVGAGELLTRMNDINALQDKGVERVTAIESSLKDADFTLVSNLYELGQTYYVELSLSDQKLGKTLVSSGAIAVPERFKSSTCGDGAMSFEAAVKDIARNFRLRFSDVTILVPEGVSFRNSDALTDFSLYLGEALKQTLEEAYFNRVAGTGLMIKALSDENFDKVRKDRSVTTSPGDADKKRLDIMDLDKAKIFHLSGHYWPCDGDRRTVNLSVTMKNWQNESATWKQFVHLDRLPPSIRLTPQSGRIDALSRNDEWDAPSQFSFKLSSNRGSKPSFSPGEELFLTVLTEQDAWLYCFYTDSEGGMVQFLPNQTQDQHDSKRNFYAKNYLHIVPDEDKSPLPDRYNLKINDDTVGVEAVKCLATSRDVTNELPHDLRGEEFKLIPERTASHIRAIFEALPDTKLAEQSITITVRN, encoded by the coding sequence ATGGCTCTGGCTTCCGTCTCTGGAGCATTGGCCGAAGGGTCGGATGTCGGCCTCAGCTTCACCGAGGCAAGCGAGATCATCAATCAGGCGCTAGACAAGAAGGTCACATGTTGGCTCGGCAAGAGCTACACCGTCGCCTTCCATTCCTTCAAACCCGAGAAGTCGCCCCTGACGCCAAGGGTCGCTAACCTGCTGCACCAGCAATTGCTGGCTTCCCTCACGCAGAAGGCTCCCGGATGCATCGATTATATTTCGGTGGTCGGTGCAGGCGAGCTCCTCACCCGCATGAATGACATCAACGCCCTGCAGGACAAGGGCGTGGAGAGGGTAACGGCAATCGAGAGCAGCCTCAAGGATGCCGACTTCACCCTTGTCAGCAATCTCTATGAGCTTGGCCAGACCTATTATGTCGAGCTGTCCCTCTCTGATCAGAAGCTCGGCAAGACGCTGGTCTCCAGCGGAGCCATTGCCGTGCCCGAACGTTTCAAGAGCAGCACCTGCGGTGACGGAGCCATGTCGTTCGAGGCAGCGGTTAAGGACATCGCCCGGAATTTTAGGCTGCGGTTCTCCGATGTGACGATCCTCGTGCCCGAGGGTGTGTCCTTCCGCAATTCCGACGCCCTCACAGACTTTTCGCTCTATCTCGGAGAGGCGCTGAAGCAGACGCTCGAAGAGGCCTATTTCAATCGTGTTGCTGGCACAGGCCTGATGATCAAAGCGCTGTCGGACGAGAATTTTGACAAGGTCCGCAAAGATCGCAGCGTGACCACCTCGCCGGGTGACGCGGATAAGAAACGCCTTGATATCATGGACCTGGACAAGGCGAAAATCTTCCATCTGTCTGGTCACTATTGGCCGTGCGACGGGGATCGCAGAACCGTCAATCTCTCGGTCACAATGAAGAACTGGCAAAATGAGTCTGCAACGTGGAAGCAGTTCGTACATCTCGACAGGTTGCCTCCCTCGATCCGGCTGACGCCGCAATCGGGCCGCATCGATGCCTTGTCACGCAATGACGAATGGGACGCCCCTTCGCAATTTTCCTTCAAGCTTTCGAGCAACCGGGGCAGTAAGCCCAGCTTCTCGCCCGGCGAAGAGCTGTTCCTGACCGTACTCACCGAACAGGATGCCTGGCTCTATTGCTTCTATACGGATTCCGAAGGCGGCATGGTGCAATTCCTGCCCAATCAGACGCAAGACCAACACGATAGCAAGCGCAATTTCTACGCCAAAAATTATCTGCACATTGTACCCGATGAGGATAAGTCACCCCTCCCTGATCGCTACAATCTGAAGATCAATGACGATACGGTCGGAGTGGAAGCAGTCAAGTGTCTGGCGACGTCACGCGATGTGACGAACGAGCTGCCACACGATCTGAGAGGGGAAGAATTCAAGCTTATTCCGGAGAGAACTGCGTCACACATCCGCGCAATCTTCGAGGCTCTGCCGGACACCAAGCTCGCGGAGCAATCGATCACGATTACGGTCAGAAACTGA
- the phnN gene encoding phosphonate metabolism protein/1,5-bisphosphokinase (PRPP-forming) PhnN — MLDRAGAQEAKIKTGTLLLLVGPSGSGKDSLLNWAREKLKDDPRVLFVRRSITREKGDPSEDHQSMTVDAFQQADSRGEFVISWGAHGLFYGLPVSLLDHLQEGGVAVANGSRKTIPELRERFANLSVVNLTVKPDILARRLAARGRESEEEITERLQRTAKLKQDSLFGDETRHIDNSGALKEAGSAFVELILTLANHEA, encoded by the coding sequence ATGCTTGACCGCGCCGGGGCACAAGAGGCCAAAATCAAAACCGGAACACTGTTGCTGCTGGTCGGTCCAAGCGGATCCGGCAAGGATAGCCTGTTGAATTGGGCGCGTGAGAAGTTGAAGGATGACCCTCGCGTGCTGTTTGTACGGCGCTCCATTACCCGCGAAAAAGGCGATCCGAGCGAAGACCATCAAAGCATGACGGTGGACGCTTTCCAGCAGGCGGACAGTCGAGGTGAGTTCGTGATCTCATGGGGGGCTCACGGTCTGTTCTACGGCTTGCCCGTGTCCTTGCTCGATCATTTGCAGGAGGGCGGTGTTGCCGTCGCTAACGGCTCGCGCAAGACCATCCCTGAGCTGCGTGAACGCTTCGCCAACCTCAGCGTCGTCAACCTGACCGTGAAGCCGGACATTCTGGCGAGGCGCCTTGCGGCGCGCGGGCGGGAAAGCGAAGAGGAAATTACGGAGCGGCTTCAACGCACCGCCAAGCTCAAGCAGGATAGTCTGTTCGGTGACGAAACCCGCCACATCGACAATTCCGGTGCGCTCAAAGAGGCAGGCTCCGCCTTTGTCGAGCTTATTCTTACTCTTGCCAACCACGAGGCATGA
- a CDS encoding alpha-D-ribose 1-methylphosphonate 5-triphosphate diphosphatase, protein MTTEMIFKDAHIVLPTEVIKGHVHVKDGMIADISEGTPPATLDKLAYDLEGDFLLPGFVELHTDHVEGHYAPRPKVRWHPMAAVLAHDAQIASSGITTVFDALRVGLDSDADLQYTDMKALADAFHRGVDEGTLRADHFLHLRCEVSADDCITAFHQFDPYPLVKLISVMDHAPGQRQFAKIEAYAVYYKGKLKMTDEEFDIFCKRRIAASERNSDRHRQMIADLCKERGLILASHDDATVEHVEEAIRQDIHVAEFPTTMEAAKASHNAGLAVLMGAPNVVRGGSHSGNIAAGDLLDEGVLDILSSDYIPMSLVQAAFLLADGEKAIELPAAVRMISDTPARATGLDDRGAIEIGKRADLVHVKKSRNTPVIRQVWRQGNRIV, encoded by the coding sequence ATGACCACTGAAATGATTTTCAAAGACGCCCACATCGTCCTGCCGACCGAAGTGATAAAGGGCCATGTTCATGTCAAGGACGGCATGATTGCCGACATCTCCGAAGGCACCCCGCCCGCCACACTGGACAAGCTGGCGTATGACCTTGAGGGCGATTTCCTGCTCCCCGGTTTTGTCGAGCTGCACACTGACCATGTCGAGGGGCACTATGCGCCAAGACCAAAGGTGCGCTGGCATCCGATGGCGGCAGTGCTGGCCCACGATGCCCAGATCGCGTCGTCGGGCATCACGACGGTCTTTGATGCGCTCCGCGTCGGGCTCGATTCCGATGCCGACCTTCAATACACCGACATGAAGGCGCTCGCCGATGCCTTCCATCGCGGTGTCGATGAGGGAACTCTGAGAGCTGATCATTTCCTGCATTTGCGCTGCGAGGTCTCTGCTGACGACTGCATCACGGCTTTCCATCAGTTCGATCCCTATCCGCTGGTCAAACTGATCTCGGTCATGGACCATGCCCCGGGACAACGCCAGTTTGCCAAGATCGAGGCCTATGCGGTCTACTACAAGGGCAAGCTGAAGATGACCGACGAAGAATTCGACATATTCTGCAAACGACGCATCGCGGCCTCCGAGCGCAATTCGGATCGTCATCGTCAGATGATCGCCGATCTTTGCAAAGAGAGGGGGCTGATCCTCGCCTCCCATGACGACGCCACGGTTGAGCATGTTGAGGAAGCTATCAGACAGGACATTCATGTCGCCGAATTCCCCACCACGATGGAAGCCGCCAAGGCCTCGCACAATGCGGGATTGGCCGTGCTGATGGGCGCGCCGAACGTGGTGCGTGGCGGATCCCACTCGGGCAACATCGCAGCCGGTGATCTGCTGGATGAAGGCGTTCTGGACATTCTCAGCTCGGACTACATCCCGATGTCCCTTGTGCAGGCCGCATTCCTGCTGGCCGATGGCGAGAAGGCCATCGAGCTGCCCGCAGCCGTGCGCATGATCTCCGATACACCGGCCCGCGCCACCGGCCTTGATGACCGCGGTGCCATTGAAATCGGCAAACGGGCCGACCTCGTCCATGTCAAAAAGTCGCGCAACACACCGGTGATCCGTCAGGTCTGGCGGCAGGGCAACCGCATCGTTTAG
- a CDS encoding DUF1045 domain-containing protein, with product MPRYALYFVPLSGNPLNEAAAHWLGRDVFSGAPIARPSPVAGVDDETFESLTKSPRRYGFHGTLKAPFELAEGKSIEELADAVESYAATMTAFALPKFRVGQLGPFFALLPEERSDALAELAGDLVKTFDPFRAPLSDVDIARRNPEKLSESQRANLMTWGYPYVLEDFRFHMTLTDPVSDDLAGAFLEAASEHFAPYLADVQLVNALSLFVEAERGAPFSLYQQFPVG from the coding sequence GTGCCACGTTATGCTCTCTATTTCGTTCCTCTCTCCGGCAACCCGCTCAACGAGGCTGCCGCGCACTGGCTCGGGCGCGATGTGTTCTCTGGGGCGCCGATTGCGCGACCTTCGCCGGTCGCCGGGGTGGATGACGAAACCTTCGAAAGCCTGACCAAGTCGCCCCGGCGCTATGGCTTCCACGGCACCTTGAAGGCACCCTTTGAACTGGCCGAGGGCAAGAGCATCGAAGAACTGGCAGACGCCGTTGAGTCCTACGCCGCTACAATGACAGCCTTCGCACTGCCAAAATTCCGTGTCGGGCAGTTGGGCCCGTTCTTTGCCCTGCTGCCAGAAGAGCGCAGCGACGCACTGGCCGAACTGGCAGGCGATCTGGTCAAGACCTTTGATCCCTTCCGTGCCCCGCTCAGTGATGTAGACATTGCCCGCCGCAATCCCGAAAAGCTCAGCGAGAGCCAACGGGCCAACCTGATGACGTGGGGCTACCCCTATGTCCTTGAAGATTTTCGCTTTCACATGACCCTGACCGATCCGGTTTCCGATGATCTGGCCGGGGCTTTCCTTGAAGCGGCCAGCGAGCATTTTGCGCCCTATCTGGCCGATGTCCAACTCGTCAATGCCTTGTCCCTGTTTGTTGAAGCGGAACGCGGTGCTCCGTTCTCCCTGTACCAACAGTTCCCTGTTGGCTGA
- the phnE gene encoding phosphonate ABC transporter, permease protein PhnE, which yields MTALTANDLNAMIERYPDVFRPNWFKRFRGWMISIGIVVYLIFAWHFFHVGQVLSNGNWQIAGAYLADWISYEVRPDVEFDEGFVRVEFPRFSPLGSDPRPDWIYENRKTIMIKPAAPEEAAGPVKPAPVFSFMAPGAGTADNPVEASKPESAISFMAPQAPTASNPATPDVTTAAQSVPEEREVAVEAEVNIGSGSVLIEPRVVTLSRGEEVLIIDIVKDESVKARGELPDWAIQKYENGKIVATMGVDGRVEVESDEVKIRRRFFGWENFIFDTNSPFWGKSASEVMSLITSGDRIQPERSNLSLAINNILYNAEWQHLDVWTKLLQTIVMAFIGTLFATLLAFPLSFLAARNITRSTIANQIFKRLFDFLRSVDMLIWALFFTRAFGPGPLAGMSAIFFTDTGTLGKLYSEALENIDDKQREGVKSLGASPLLVQRYGVMPQVLPVFLSQSLYFWESNTRSATIIGAVGAGGIGLKLWEAMRTNQDWENVFYMVILILIVVYIFDSVSGKLRSLLTKN from the coding sequence ATGACCGCTCTTACCGCCAATGATTTGAATGCCATGATCGAGCGTTATCCGGATGTGTTTAGGCCCAACTGGTTCAAACGTTTCCGCGGCTGGATGATTTCAATCGGCATTGTCGTCTATCTGATTTTTGCTTGGCACTTCTTCCATGTCGGACAGGTGCTCAGCAACGGCAACTGGCAGATTGCCGGGGCCTACCTTGCGGACTGGATCTCCTACGAGGTCCGCCCCGATGTTGAATTCGACGAGGGCTTCGTCCGGGTCGAGTTTCCGCGCTTCTCTCCACTCGGCAGCGATCCGAGGCCCGACTGGATCTACGAGAACCGCAAAACGATCATGATCAAACCGGCCGCGCCCGAAGAGGCTGCAGGACCGGTAAAGCCTGCGCCTGTGTTCAGCTTCATGGCGCCCGGTGCCGGAACCGCTGACAATCCGGTGGAAGCGTCAAAGCCGGAATCCGCCATTAGCTTCATGGCACCTCAGGCCCCCACCGCCAGCAACCCGGCAACGCCTGATGTCACGACCGCAGCTCAAAGCGTGCCGGAAGAGCGCGAGGTCGCCGTCGAGGCTGAGGTCAATATCGGTTCCGGATCGGTTCTGATTGAGCCAAGGGTCGTAACCCTCAGCCGTGGCGAAGAGGTGCTGATCATCGACATCGTCAAAGACGAGAGCGTCAAGGCTCGCGGAGAGCTCCCCGATTGGGCTATCCAGAAATACGAAAATGGCAAGATCGTCGCGACGATGGGCGTCGATGGCCGTGTCGAGGTGGAAAGTGACGAGGTCAAGATCCGCCGCCGCTTCTTCGGCTGGGAAAATTTCATCTTTGACACCAATTCTCCCTTCTGGGGCAAGAGCGCATCGGAAGTGATGAGCCTTATAACCTCAGGTGACCGCATCCAGCCCGAACGGTCGAACCTGTCGCTCGCCATCAATAACATCCTCTACAATGCAGAATGGCAGCATCTCGACGTCTGGACCAAGCTGTTGCAGACCATCGTCATGGCTTTCATCGGCACGCTGTTTGCAACCCTTCTGGCCTTTCCCCTGTCGTTCCTTGCCGCACGCAACATCACGCGCAGCACGATTGCAAACCAGATCTTCAAGCGCCTGTTCGACTTCCTGCGCTCGGTCGACATGCTGATCTGGGCCCTGTTCTTCACCCGTGCTTTTGGCCCCGGACCGCTCGCGGGCATGTCGGCGATCTTCTTCACCGACACCGGCACCCTCGGCAAGCTCTATTCTGAGGCGCTCGAAAATATCGATGACAAGCAGCGCGAAGGGGTCAAGTCGCTCGGTGCCAGCCCGCTTCTTGTCCAGCGCTATGGCGTGATGCCGCAGGTGCTGCCGGTCTTCCTCTCCCAATCGCTCTATTTCTGGGAATCCAACACCCGTTCGGCCACCATCATCGGCGCTGTCGGGGCAGGGGGGATCGGCCTCAAGCTCTGGGAAGCGATGCGCACCAATCAGGATTGGGAGAATGTTTTCTACATGGTGATCCTGATCCTCATTGTTGTCTATATTTTCGATAGTGTATCAGGAAAGCTCCGGTCTCTGCTGACCAAGAACTGA
- the phnE gene encoding phosphonate ABC transporter, permease protein PhnE: MTTAKSNETLPDRTLSESSKVIERHWQELNRRRRTYTFLSLGLLLVAVMSSLWFANETNAGKFFDRLPYFFDFFGDMIPRDGWELWRALFDLETPYADGSLKYNYPEGRVYLIGALYMPEYVYKMLETINIAIVATLFGFFFGFILCFLAASNLTTQRWLRFFVRRFLEILRAFPEIVIAGFFVAVLTIGAIPAMMAVTIHTIGSLGKMFFEVVENADMKADEGLRAVGGNWIERVWFGIVPQILPNFLSYALLRLEINVRASTIIGAVGGGGIGEALRLSITRGHEAKTIAIILLLFVTIIAIDQFSAWLRKKIVGDQAFAFGGNA; encoded by the coding sequence ATGACGACAGCAAAGTCAAACGAGACACTGCCGGATCGCACGCTGTCCGAAAGCAGCAAGGTGATCGAGCGCCATTGGCAGGAACTCAATCGCCGTCGTAGGACCTACACGTTTCTGTCGCTCGGCCTGTTGCTGGTTGCGGTTATGTCCTCGCTCTGGTTTGCCAATGAGACCAATGCTGGCAAGTTCTTTGACCGGCTGCCCTACTTCTTTGATTTCTTCGGCGACATGATCCCTCGCGATGGCTGGGAGTTGTGGCGGGCCTTGTTCGATCTGGAAACACCCTATGCGGATGGCTCGCTGAAGTACAATTATCCAGAGGGCAGGGTCTACCTGATCGGTGCCCTCTATATGCCTGAGTATGTCTACAAGATGCTCGAGACGATCAACATCGCCATTGTGGCAACGCTGTTCGGCTTCTTCTTCGGCTTCATTCTCTGCTTCCTTGCTGCCTCGAACCTGACCACCCAGCGCTGGCTGCGCTTCTTCGTACGCCGCTTCCTTGAAATCCTCCGCGCTTTCCCCGAGATCGTGATTGCTGGCTTCTTTGTAGCCGTGCTGACGATTGGTGCCATCCCTGCGATGATGGCGGTGACGATCCACACCATCGGCTCGCTCGGCAAGATGTTTTTTGAGGTGGTCGAAAATGCGGACATGAAGGCAGACGAGGGATTGCGCGCCGTGGGCGGCAACTGGATCGAGCGTGTCTGGTTTGGCATCGTGCCGCAGATCCTGCCCAACTTCCTGTCCTATGCGCTGCTGCGCCTTGAGATCAACGTCCGCGCTTCGACCATCATCGGGGCCGTTGGCGGCGGCGGTATCGGCGAGGCCTTGCGCCTATCGATCACCCGAGGCCATGAAGCCAAGACCATCGCGATCATTCTTCTGCTCTTTGTCACAATCATCGCCATCGACCAGTTCTCGGCGTGGCTCCGAAAGAAGATCGTCGGCGATCAGGCCTTTGCCTTTGGCGGCAACGCATAA
- the phnC gene encoding phosphonate ABC transporter ATP-binding protein gives MLELSNVTRRFGKNTAVDSVTVSIPQGQMVGIIGRSGAGKSTLLRMINRLIDPSEGVINFGEKEVSTIRGRELREWQRDCAMIFQQFNLVPRLNVLTNVLLGRLNHRNTVLNLLNIFSQEERAQALIALERLGIEQTALQRAGTLSGGQQQRVAIARALMQSPKVILADEPIASLDPLNAQIVMDSLKDINERDGITVVTNLHTLDTARTYCERIIGMYQGRVVFDGPSSDLTNDAVKKIYGSLDNAEISEAITSTSIRETSPKAAEPLAPMAAQQIASPA, from the coding sequence ATGCTCGAGCTGTCAAACGTCACCCGCCGTTTTGGCAAGAATACCGCAGTGGATTCGGTAACGGTCTCCATTCCACAAGGCCAGATGGTCGGCATTATCGGCCGATCCGGTGCTGGTAAATCGACGCTTCTGCGCATGATCAACCGCCTGATTGACCCAAGCGAGGGCGTCATCAACTTTGGCGAAAAAGAAGTCTCGACGATCCGTGGCCGGGAATTGCGCGAATGGCAGCGCGACTGCGCGATGATCTTCCAGCAGTTCAATCTGGTGCCTCGCCTCAATGTCCTGACCAACGTCCTGCTCGGTCGCCTCAATCACCGCAACACTGTGCTCAACCTGCTCAACATCTTCTCGCAAGAAGAACGGGCGCAGGCGCTGATCGCCCTTGAGCGCCTCGGCATTGAGCAGACCGCCCTCCAGCGTGCAGGCACCCTGTCCGGTGGTCAGCAGCAGCGTGTCGCCATTGCTCGCGCCCTGATGCAGAGCCCGAAGGTCATTCTTGCCGACGAACCGATTGCCTCGCTTGATCCGCTCAACGCGCAGATCGTGATGGACAGCCTCAAGGACATCAACGAACGCGACGGCATCACCGTCGTGACCAACCTGCACACGCTTGATACCGCGCGCACCTATTGCGAGCGGATCATCGGGATGTATCAGGGCAGGGTGGTGTTCGATGGGCCGTCGTCTGACCTGACCAACGATGCCGTCAAAAAGATCTACGGCTCTCTCGACAATGCCGAAATTTCCGAGGCCATTACCTCGACCTCCATCAGGGAAACGTCGCCGAAAGCAGCCGAGCCCTTGGCTCCCATGGCGGCGCAGCAGATCGCTTCGCCAGCGTAA
- the phnL gene encoding phosphonate C-P lyase system protein PhnL produces MIASKSDPKSNFQKTPLIVTDVAKSFVMHLRGSVTIPVVSRVNFVLNAGECSVLGGPSGVGKSSILKMIYGNYGTDTGQILVYFQGRMVDLARTDPRTILAVRREMVGYVSQFLRAMPRVPALDVAAEGLVEQGESVESAREKAGNMLARLNLPEKLWQLPPATFSGGEQQRVNIARGFLTEHPVLLLDEPTASLDAANRGIVIDLISEKKRKGVALLGIFHDTVVRDAVADVIVDVSRFAKSAEMEIETARAMRSAGEMTSLVG; encoded by the coding sequence ATGATTGCTTCTAAGTCCGATCCAAAATCCAATTTCCAGAAGACACCCCTGATCGTCACCGACGTCGCCAAAAGCTTCGTCATGCATCTGCGCGGCTCGGTGACCATTCCGGTCGTCTCCCGTGTCAATTTCGTGCTCAACGCCGGGGAATGTTCGGTGCTGGGTGGCCCGTCCGGCGTCGGCAAAAGCTCGATCCTCAAAATGATCTACGGCAATTACGGCACGGATACCGGCCAGATCCTCGTCTATTTCCAGGGGCGCATGGTCGACCTTGCCCGCACCGATCCCCGCACGATCCTCGCCGTTCGGCGCGAAATGGTAGGCTATGTCAGCCAGTTTCTGCGCGCCATGCCTCGGGTTCCTGCGCTCGATGTTGCCGCCGAGGGACTGGTCGAGCAGGGCGAAAGCGTTGAGAGTGCCAGAGAGAAAGCTGGCAATATGCTCGCCCGGCTCAATCTTCCCGAAAAGCTCTGGCAACTGCCCCCGGCTACCTTTTCGGGTGGCGAACAACAGCGGGTCAACATCGCCCGTGGCTTCCTCACCGAGCACCCGGTGTTGCTGCTGGATGAACCCACGGCCTCTCTTGATGCGGCCAACCGTGGCATCGTGATCGATCTCATCAGCGAGAAGAAGAGAAAAGGTGTCGCTCTTCTTGGCATCTTCCACGACACCGTCGTCCGGGATGCGGTCGCCGACGTGATCGTTGATGTTTCTCGTTTTGCCAAGAGCGCGGAAATGGAAATCGAAACTGCGCGAGCCATGCGGTCTGCCGGTGAAATGACGAGCCTAGTCGGCTGA
- a CDS encoding carbon-phosphorus lyase complex subunit PhnI translates to MYVAVKGGEAAIAAAHKLLADKRRGDRDVPAISLDQISEQLSLAVDRVMSEGALYDRELASLAVKQARGDLIEAIFLTRAYRTTLPRFGYSEPVDTGAMQIERRVSATFKDLPGGQILGPTFDYTHRLLDPALAGDEEPEVADQIEQDAAAPKEAMPRVSDLIAEEGLIEPDTALPDDGGDWPEPGDISRKPIQYPLDRQLRLQALSRGDEGFLLSLGYSTQRGYGRNHPFAGEIRIGEVDVMMSIPELGFEVSLGRIQVSECQLVNQFKGSKVAPPQFTRGYGLVFGQSERKAMSMALCDRALRATELGEDIIAPAQDEEFVISHADNVQATGFVEHLKLPHYVDFQAELKLVRRMQAEFHASQTPGADQETEEAAQ, encoded by the coding sequence ATGTATGTAGCTGTCAAGGGCGGGGAAGCCGCCATCGCCGCCGCACACAAACTGCTCGCCGACAAGCGCCGGGGAGATCGGGACGTTCCGGCCATTAGTCTAGACCAGATCAGCGAGCAGCTGTCGCTGGCCGTTGATCGCGTCATGAGCGAAGGTGCCCTCTATGATCGTGAACTGGCCTCACTGGCGGTCAAGCAGGCGAGGGGCGATCTAATCGAAGCTATCTTTCTGACCCGCGCCTATCGCACCACTTTGCCACGCTTCGGCTATTCCGAACCCGTTGATACCGGCGCGATGCAGATCGAGCGCCGGGTGTCTGCCACCTTCAAGGACTTGCCCGGTGGGCAGATCCTCGGGCCGACCTTCGACTACACCCACCGACTGCTCGACCCGGCACTGGCAGGGGATGAAGAGCCCGAAGTGGCCGATCAGATCGAACAGGACGCCGCCGCACCAAAAGAGGCCATGCCGCGTGTATCGGACCTCATTGCCGAGGAAGGCTTGATCGAGCCGGACACCGCCTTGCCCGACGATGGCGGCGACTGGCCGGAGCCGGGGGACATCTCCCGCAAGCCGATCCAGTATCCGCTAGACCGCCAGCTTCGCCTGCAGGCCCTGTCTCGCGGCGATGAGGGCTTTCTGCTCTCGCTTGGTTATTCGACCCAGCGCGGCTATGGCCGCAACCATCCTTTCGCGGGCGAAATCCGCATCGGTGAGGTGGATGTGATGATGTCCATCCCGGAACTGGGCTTTGAGGTTTCGCTCGGACGCATTCAGGTCAGCGAATGCCAGCTCGTCAACCAGTTCAAGGGCTCGAAGGTCGCGCCACCCCAGTTTACCCGTGGATACGGTCTGGTCTTTGGCCAGTCCGAACGCAAGGCCATGTCCATGGCGCTGTGTGATCGCGCCCTGAGGGCAACCGAGCTTGGCGAAGACATCATCGCCCCGGCGCAGGACGAGGAATTCGTTATTTCCCACGCCGACAATGTGCAGGCCACAGGCTTTGTCGAGCATCTCAAGCTGCCCCACTATGTGGACTTTCAGGCTGAACTCAAACTGGTGCGTCGCATGCAGGCTGAATTCCATGCAAGCCAGACGCCCGGAGCCGACCAAGAGACCGAGGAGGCTGCCCAATGA
- the phnH gene encoding phosphonate C-P lyase system protein PhnH, which yields MPLSSQSPQVRAVNATAMQGGPGEPVLQSQRIFRALMEAMARPGRVMPLATDTLPPMPLTPLSATVLFTLADANTPVWLDEGLMSEPTVADWLTFHIGAPIVEDPVFANFAVISDWSAAPSLELFSKGDQDYPDQSATLIVQVESLKEGSGWELQGPGIKDRHLLAVEPLAPLFVDQWRANHALFPRGVDILFVAPDAVAGLPRTTAITALDAGNGGH from the coding sequence ATGCCCCTTTCTTCTCAAAGCCCGCAGGTTCGAGCCGTCAATGCTACCGCCATGCAGGGAGGACCGGGGGAGCCAGTGCTGCAAAGCCAGCGCATCTTCCGTGCTCTCATGGAAGCCATGGCACGCCCCGGGCGTGTGATGCCGCTTGCAACGGACACTCTTCCACCCATGCCGCTCACCCCGCTCTCAGCCACAGTACTCTTCACCCTTGCGGACGCTAACACGCCAGTCTGGCTGGACGAAGGATTGATGTCAGAGCCGACAGTGGCTGACTGGCTGACCTTCCACATCGGGGCTCCCATTGTCGAGGACCCGGTTTTCGCGAATTTTGCTGTGATCTCGGACTGGAGCGCGGCCCCGTCACTCGAGCTCTTCTCCAAGGGCGATCAGGACTATCCCGATCAGTCCGCGACTTTGATCGTTCAGGTCGAAAGTCTGAAGGAAGGCTCTGGTTGGGAACTGCAAGGACCCGGTATCAAGGATCGGCATTTGCTGGCCGTCGAGCCGCTGGCGCCCCTGTTCGTCGATCAATGGCGGGCCAATCACGCCCTGTTCCCGCGCGGGGTCGATATTCTCTTTGTCGCGCCAGATGCTGTTGCCGGATTGCCGCGCACCACGGCCATCACAGCGCTTGATGCCGGAAACGGAGGACATTGA
- the phnG gene encoding phosphonate C-P lyase system protein PhnG, which produces MSTMSTEDRARQRRMSILANAGTKELLDRWLSLGIDPAAELLRGPETGLIALRGRIGGGGAPFNFGEATVTRATVRMENGAIGHAIMLGRDAGKVKLAAVIDALATDDIMAGEIEDKILTPLAAAAADRDREQDAKTQATRVNFFTMVRGDD; this is translated from the coding sequence ATGAGCACTATGAGCACTGAAGATCGGGCGCGCCAGCGCCGGATGTCGATTCTGGCTAATGCCGGAACAAAAGAGCTTTTGGACCGGTGGCTGAGCCTCGGTATTGACCCGGCGGCCGAATTGCTGCGCGGGCCTGAGACCGGATTGATCGCCCTGCGCGGGCGGATCGGTGGTGGCGGAGCGCCGTTCAATTTCGGCGAGGCGACAGTGACCCGCGCGACGGTCCGAATGGAAAACGGCGCGATTGGTCATGCAATCATGCTCGGTCGCGATGCGGGAAAAGTCAAACTGGCTGCCGTGATAGACGCCCTTGCAACCGACGACATCATGGCGGGTGAGATCGAGGACAAGATCCTGACGCCGCTCGCCGCAGCCGCCGCTGACCGGGACCGGGAACAAGATGCCAAGACGCAGGCGACCCGCGTCAACTTCTTCACCATGGTCAGAGGAGACGACTGA